A section of the Eriocheir sinensis breed Jianghai 21 chromosome 40, ASM2467909v1, whole genome shotgun sequence genome encodes:
- the LOC127009192 gene encoding oplophorus-luciferin 2-monooxygenase non-catalytic subunit-like isoform X1 has translation MKYKVLLTFVVTLALRVDAWTWLWWSSSGGGGEKGSVSEALCPEPQDILPCICTNASLSSMKMDCSEILDEYELMNVFSAFFPVTEFNELVIANNDYLITLPNGVFNDVSFRTISIHGGVLEVIEEAALTSSFTTAQYLMFHQNKISDFPFHVLSSFTDLKSLSLADNNLQELPDLSSATLEHLYLDNNPLEQVAATTFANTPALSVIYLQETRLQEIVPGTFSGLPNLEMVYLFRNYLTEVPEGAVEFPDVDGSVFLSLNNISTVAPNAFTGMTGGKVEVQYNNLSELPEEVWRPLLEEGVNISPYGNPLVCGCDIAWLLNSSFIGQIEPMLTTCENGDKLALLDPEDYADC, from the exons ATGAAGTATAAGGTGTTACTTACATTTGTGGTGACCCTGGCCTTGCGGGTGGATGCGTGGACCTGGTTGTGGTggagcagtagtggtggtggtggtgagaagggGTCTGTGTCTGAAGCACTGTGTCCTGAGCCGCAGGACATTCTTCCCTGCATTTGTACCAACGCCTCCCTGTCCTCGATGAAGATGGACTGCTCAGAAATACTAGACGAGTACGAACTGATGAatgtattttctgctttcttcccGGTTACCGAGTTCAATGAGCTCGTTATCGCCAATAATGACTACCTGATCACTTTGCCCAATGGGGTGTTTAATGACGTGTCCTTCAGGACTATTTCGATACACGGAGGAGTTTTAGAGGTCATAGAAGAAGCAGCCCTTACCTCCAGTTTCACTACGGCCCAATATCTCATGTTTCATCAGAATAAGATCTCAGATTTTCCCTTTCACGTTTTATCCTCTTTCACCGATTTGAAGAGTCTGAGCCTCGCTGATAACAACCTTCAGGAGCTGCCCGATCTGTCCTCAGCCACCCTGGAACACTTGTACCTGGACAATAATCCGCTGGAGCAGGTAGCCGCCACTACCTTTGCCAACACACCTGCGCTCTCTGTTATTTACCTTCAGGAAACTCGTCTTCAAGAGATTGTTCCAG GCACCTTCAGCGGTCTGCCTAATTTGGAAATGGTCTACCTTTTCCGCAACTACCTGACGGAGGTGCCAGAGGGGGCTGTGGAGTTTCCTGATGTCGACGGTTCAGTGTTCCTCAGCCTCAATAATATCAGCACGGTCGCCCCCAACGCCTTTACCG gCATGACGGGCGGTAAGGTGGAGGTGCAGTACAACAACCTGTCGGAGCTTCCGGAGGAGGTTTGGCGGCCGTTGCTTGAGGAGGGTGTCAACATTAGCCcctacg GTAATCCTCTCGTCTGCGGGTGTGATATCGCTTGGCTTCTAAACTCGTCTTTCATCGGCCAAATTGAGCCAATGCTTACCACCTGCGAGAACGGAGACAAGCTCGCCTTGCTGGACCCCGAAGATTATGCCGATTGTTGA
- the LOC127009192 gene encoding oplophorus-luciferin 2-monooxygenase non-catalytic subunit-like isoform X2, with product MVYLFRNYLTEVPEGAVEFPDVDGSVFLSLNNISTVAPNAFTGMTGGKVEVQYNNLSELPEEVWRPLLEEGVNISPYGNPLVCGCDIAWLLNSSFIGQIEPMLTTCENGDKLALLDPEDYADC from the exons ATGGTCTACCTTTTCCGCAACTACCTGACGGAGGTGCCAGAGGGGGCTGTGGAGTTTCCTGATGTCGACGGTTCAGTGTTCCTCAGCCTCAATAATATCAGCACGGTCGCCCCCAACGCCTTTACCG gCATGACGGGCGGTAAGGTGGAGGTGCAGTACAACAACCTGTCGGAGCTTCCGGAGGAGGTTTGGCGGCCGTTGCTTGAGGAGGGTGTCAACATTAGCCcctacg GTAATCCTCTCGTCTGCGGGTGTGATATCGCTTGGCTTCTAAACTCGTCTTTCATCGGCCAAATTGAGCCAATGCTTACCACCTGCGAGAACGGAGACAAGCTCGCCTTGCTGGACCCCGAAGATTATGCCGATTGTTGA